In Actinomadura citrea, a single window of DNA contains:
- a CDS encoding DUF397 domain-containing protein, with amino-acid sequence MTSAWRKSSYSGGATDEACVEMAALPDGVGVRDSKDPEGGRLTVSGDVFGGLLQRIKEGALDLA; translated from the coding sequence ATGACCAGCGCGTGGAGGAAGAGTTCTTACAGCGGTGGTGCGACAGACGAGGCGTGCGTCGAGATGGCCGCGTTGCCCGACGGCGTCGGGGTCAGGGACTCCAAGGATCCTGAGGGGGGACGGCTGACCGTGAGTGGCGACGTGTTCGGCGGTCTGCTTCAGCGGATCAAGGAAGGGGCTCTCGACCTGGCCTGA
- a CDS encoding DUF5753 domain-containing protein, producing the protein MANSREPLDPKISIWHFLAYALRFEREKHDHSLAQCGQIIGAARSTVSNMEAGRLKLHDDQARVLDKKYNTPRLFEMLIWFARTAHEPDWFRQYAQYESQATMIRIYQGQVIPVPFQTEDYARAFVQAGGAPDVESVVSARMARQKTLLSGTAGPLLLVLLDEGVLYRPVGGAEVMRAQLQRLLEFSDRANVITRVIPRSAGAYIGLDGPFQIMSLEARDIAYIGAFRGGRLVEVPSEVRQLNMDFERIGAKALHEDASRALIRKVMEECT; encoded by the coding sequence ATGGCCAACAGCAGGGAGCCGCTCGACCCCAAGATCTCTATCTGGCATTTTCTGGCGTACGCACTACGCTTCGAGCGGGAAAAGCATGATCACTCGCTGGCCCAGTGCGGGCAGATCATCGGTGCCGCGCGATCGACTGTTTCCAACATGGAGGCCGGGCGGCTCAAGTTGCACGATGACCAGGCGAGAGTGCTCGACAAAAAGTACAACACGCCCAGGCTCTTCGAAATGCTGATTTGGTTCGCTCGTACGGCGCATGAGCCGGATTGGTTCCGGCAGTACGCCCAGTACGAGTCGCAAGCCACCATGATCAGGATCTACCAGGGGCAGGTCATCCCCGTCCCCTTCCAGACCGAGGACTACGCTCGGGCGTTCGTCCAGGCCGGGGGTGCGCCCGATGTCGAGAGCGTCGTATCGGCGCGCATGGCCCGCCAGAAGACGCTGCTGAGCGGTACGGCCGGGCCTCTGCTGCTCGTGTTGCTCGACGAAGGCGTCCTCTACCGTCCAGTCGGCGGAGCCGAGGTGATGAGGGCCCAACTCCAGCGCCTGCTGGAGTTCAGCGATCGAGCCAACGTGATCACGCGGGTCATCCCGAGGTCGGCCGGGGCCTACATAGGGCTTGACGGCCCGTTCCAGATCATGAGTCTGGAAGCTCGGGACATCGCCTACATCGGGGCTTTTCGCGGAGGCCGGTTGGTGGAGGTGCCTTCCGAAGTTAGGCAGTTGAACATGGACTTCGAGCGGATCGGAGCGAAAGCCCTCCATGAGGACGCCTCCCGGGCTCTGATCCGCAAGGTGATGGAGGAGTGCACATGA
- a CDS encoding ATP-binding protein: MLTTPDCLLLSMLASKAAPGLARTLTMARLHKWDCVHISDDAFLIASELITNAVAATPGEEIRYQCSRDVAGVLIAVWDASTVSPQPRPLAELTLDTLDISEEHRDDDGGRGLPIVTALATECGYSPDPTGGKWVWARLKP, translated from the coding sequence ATGCTGACAACGCCGGACTGCCTCCTGCTCTCCATGCTGGCGTCGAAGGCCGCACCGGGACTGGCGCGCACGCTGACGATGGCGCGACTCCACAAATGGGACTGCGTGCATATTTCGGACGATGCATTCTTGATCGCCTCGGAATTGATCACTAACGCCGTGGCGGCGACGCCCGGCGAGGAGATCCGCTACCAATGCAGCCGGGACGTCGCCGGCGTCCTCATCGCCGTGTGGGACGCCAGCACGGTCAGCCCGCAACCTCGTCCACTGGCGGAGCTGACGCTCGACACCCTGGACATCTCCGAGGAGCACCGGGACGACGACGGCGGCCGGGGCCTCCCGATCGTCACGGCCCTGGCCACCGAGTGCGGCTACTCCCCCGACCCGACAGGAGGCAAATGGGTCTGGGCCCGCCTCAAACCATGA
- a CDS encoding amidohydrolase family protein translates to MDAALAAFPDRFIGCGSVPLDLPGEQISAVIEREVVGRGLCGIGELTPPPGQAARIEPVLQACTDQGGLPVVVHGFAPTTADDLRTLAELARRYPRVPLVVSQLGGLNWMDAVELVRDIPTMYLELSTANIIFAVRLAITEIPERTLFGSDAPYGDPLLSRSTVERVTTSGEIRDRVLGATAATLFGLA, encoded by the coding sequence CTGGACGCCGCCCTTGCGGCCTTCCCCGACCGCTTCATCGGATGCGGCTCCGTGCCGCTGGATCTGCCGGGTGAGCAGATCTCGGCAGTGATCGAACGGGAGGTGGTGGGGCGAGGGCTGTGTGGAATCGGAGAGCTGACACCGCCGCCGGGCCAAGCGGCACGCATCGAGCCCGTGCTCCAGGCCTGCACCGATCAGGGCGGGTTGCCGGTCGTGGTGCACGGTTTCGCCCCCACGACAGCCGACGACCTGCGCACTCTGGCCGAACTCGCACGCAGGTATCCGCGCGTGCCGCTGGTCGTGAGCCAGCTCGGCGGGCTGAACTGGATGGACGCCGTAGAACTGGTGCGTGACATCCCCACCATGTACCTGGAGCTGTCCACCGCCAACATCATCTTCGCGGTCCGCCTGGCGATCACCGAGATCCCCGAACGGACGCTGTTCGGATCCGACGCTCCCTACGGTGACCCCCTGTTGTCCCGGTCGACCGTCGAACGCGTCACCACCTCCGGCGAGATCCGTGACCGAGTACTCGGCGCAACCGCCGCCACCCTGTTCGGCCTGGCCTGA
- a CDS encoding MerR family transcriptional regulator: MLIGELAQRTGVSERLLRYYESRGLINSHRLANGYRDYSQATEQTVAHIRALLAAGLPTRTIRQVLPCAAGTSRLRPCPGVLDALREQLADLDRRADDLAKAREILTQTIDRTAQQPDLRSDSRLNRQLRT; encoded by the coding sequence GTGTTGATCGGAGAACTGGCACAACGCACCGGTGTGAGCGAGCGCCTGCTGCGCTACTACGAAAGCCGGGGACTCATCAACTCCCATCGGCTCGCCAACGGCTACCGCGACTACAGCCAGGCCACCGAGCAGACGGTCGCCCACATCCGGGCTCTGCTGGCCGCCGGGCTCCCCACCCGCACCATCCGGCAGGTCCTTCCCTGCGCCGCAGGCACATCCCGGTTGCGTCCCTGCCCCGGCGTCCTGGACGCCCTGCGCGAGCAACTGGCCGACCTCGACCGCCGGGCGGACGATCTTGCCAAGGCGCGCGAGATCCTCACACAGACCATCGACCGCACCGCCCAGCAACCGGATCTGCGATCGGACAGCCGGCTCAACCGCCAACTGAGGACATAG
- a CDS encoding limonene-1,2-epoxide hydrolase family protein, whose protein sequence is MTEIQIVTDFLAALEDLDVDRALTHAAPGMVYQNVPLPPARGLPAVEKTLRAMARYGTGFEARVHNIAATGPVVLTERTDVLERGPWRAEFWVCGTFEVHDDKITLWRDYFDWTTFLAASAKGLLTAALSTARKK, encoded by the coding sequence ATGACCGAGATCCAGATCGTCACCGACTTCCTCGCCGCCCTCGAGGACCTGGACGTCGACCGGGCCCTCACCCACGCCGCCCCCGGCATGGTCTACCAGAACGTCCCGCTTCCTCCGGCGCGCGGCCTGCCCGCCGTGGAGAAGACCCTGCGCGCCATGGCCCGCTACGGCACGGGCTTCGAGGCCCGCGTCCACAACATCGCCGCCACCGGCCCGGTCGTCCTCACCGAGCGCACCGACGTCCTGGAGAGGGGCCCCTGGCGCGCCGAGTTCTGGGTCTGCGGCACCTTCGAGGTCCACGACGACAAGATCACACTGTGGCGCGACTACTTCGACTGGACGACCTTCCTCGCCGCCTCCGCCAAGGGCCTGCTGACCGCCGCGCTGTCCACCGCGCGAAAAAAGTGA
- a CDS encoding BTAD domain-containing putative transcriptional regulator gives MRFGILGPVEVTADGAVVPVGGPLVRALLAMLLLDAGRLVPAERLIDGLYGEEPPSGAANALQSQVSRLRRGLGDPGLVEGTPAGYRITVEQEDVDVHRFQRLVADARAAGRHEAAGLLREALGLWRGPALADVSAPFAAGQAARLEEERASAVEEYGEAVLAEDPGAAVAALRDLVEALRDLVDAQPLRERARALLMRALHRGGRQAEALAVFEDGRTVLAEELGADPSRELADVHLAILRGEAPAAVRANLPAQLTSFIGREEELRRVGRMLADGRLVTLLGPGGAGKTRLAIEAAGRDGGEVCFVDLAPVVPAEVGKALLGALGLREAGMLPMPGEQPPDAVERLVTALEGRRVLLVLDNCEHVVAAVAELTHRLLSACPELRVLATSREALAITGEALRPLPPLEVPPAGAALGELPRYPAVRLFLDRAEAVRPGFAVDEGNAEAVLRICRALDGLPLAIELAAARLRSLPVAEVATRLDDRFRLLSRGNRTAPPRHQTLRAVVEWSWDLLDEAEQTLARRLTVFAGGLTLEAAMAVCGLDDADELLVELADKSLVQSDGSRYRMLDTVRAFCAERLAGAGEVERFERAHAQYFAGLAERAEPHLRGTDQLEWLELLAADHGNLHAALRRSVRPDPALALRMIALLSWYWWLRGRVEGAQLASELLDVVGTGPPEGLHEEYVLCVTNAVSGGATGERAVAWLDRAAELLRRIDRPVRHPAVIVLWALTAGPERTDLEVFQRQVGDDPWTRALVRMSDGFLAQYGGDLAEAEKACEEAVRGFRACGDRWGTANSLDPLAQLADWRGDRERARALLDEALELVERLGALEDTADLLYQRALVHIHAGDLDAARADYERGIELARRAGTPDKIAGGCQGLGTVARLRGDAAQARGMYEVALTGYGSERFIAAAVRGAALVGLGWLAADEGDAGRARALLREAVDMSFDHPIFGYQADAATALAGLAAREGDGERAALLLGASRALRGVTVSGDPDTERVTAHVRALLDEDAREAAFARAADLPRDRAFALLTGG, from the coding sequence ATGCGGTTCGGCATCTTGGGACCCGTCGAGGTCACGGCGGACGGGGCGGTCGTCCCGGTGGGCGGGCCGCTGGTGCGGGCGTTGCTGGCGATGCTCCTGCTGGACGCGGGGCGGCTCGTCCCGGCCGAGCGGCTCATCGACGGGCTGTACGGGGAGGAGCCGCCGAGCGGGGCGGCCAACGCGCTGCAGTCGCAGGTGTCGCGGCTGCGGCGGGGGCTGGGCGATCCGGGGCTGGTCGAGGGGACGCCCGCCGGGTACCGGATCACCGTGGAGCAGGAGGACGTCGACGTCCACCGGTTCCAGCGGCTCGTGGCGGACGCCAGGGCCGCCGGGCGGCACGAGGCGGCCGGGCTGCTCAGGGAGGCGCTCGGGCTGTGGCGGGGGCCGGCGCTGGCCGATGTGAGCGCGCCCTTCGCGGCGGGGCAGGCGGCGCGGCTGGAGGAGGAGCGGGCCTCGGCCGTCGAGGAGTACGGCGAGGCGGTCCTCGCGGAGGACCCCGGGGCCGCGGTCGCGGCGCTGCGGGACCTGGTGGAGGCGCTGCGGGACCTGGTGGACGCGCAGCCGCTGCGGGAGCGGGCGCGGGCGCTGCTCATGCGGGCGCTGCACCGGGGCGGGCGGCAGGCCGAGGCGCTCGCGGTGTTCGAGGACGGGCGCACGGTCCTTGCCGAGGAGCTCGGCGCGGATCCGTCGCGGGAGCTGGCGGACGTCCACCTGGCGATCCTGCGCGGGGAGGCGCCGGCGGCCGTCCGGGCGAACCTGCCGGCGCAGCTCACGAGCTTCATCGGGCGGGAGGAGGAGCTGCGCCGCGTCGGGAGGATGCTCGCGGACGGGCGGCTCGTCACGCTGCTCGGGCCGGGCGGGGCGGGCAAGACGCGGCTGGCGATCGAGGCGGCCGGACGGGACGGCGGCGAGGTGTGCTTCGTCGACCTGGCGCCCGTGGTCCCGGCCGAGGTGGGCAAGGCGCTGCTCGGGGCGCTCGGGCTGCGCGAGGCCGGGATGCTGCCGATGCCCGGCGAGCAGCCGCCGGACGCGGTGGAGCGGCTGGTCACGGCACTGGAGGGGCGGCGGGTCCTGCTCGTCCTGGACAACTGCGAGCACGTGGTCGCGGCCGTCGCGGAGCTGACGCACCGGCTGCTGAGCGCCTGCCCCGAGTTGCGGGTTCTGGCGACCAGCCGGGAGGCCCTCGCGATCACGGGTGAGGCGTTGCGGCCGTTGCCGCCACTGGAGGTCCCGCCCGCGGGCGCGGCGCTCGGGGAGCTGCCCCGGTATCCGGCGGTGCGGTTGTTCCTGGATCGGGCGGAGGCGGTGCGCCCCGGGTTCGCGGTGGACGAGGGCAACGCCGAGGCGGTGCTGCGGATCTGCCGGGCGCTGGACGGGCTGCCGCTGGCGATCGAGCTGGCGGCGGCGCGCCTGAGGTCGCTGCCGGTGGCGGAGGTCGCGACGCGGCTGGACGACCGGTTCCGGCTGCTGTCGCGCGGCAACCGGACGGCGCCGCCGCGCCACCAGACGCTGCGGGCGGTCGTGGAGTGGAGCTGGGACCTGCTGGACGAGGCGGAGCAGACCCTCGCGCGGCGGCTGACGGTGTTCGCCGGGGGACTCACGCTGGAGGCGGCGATGGCCGTGTGCGGGCTGGACGACGCCGACGAGCTGCTGGTGGAGCTGGCCGACAAGTCGCTGGTGCAGAGCGACGGGTCCCGGTACCGGATGCTCGACACCGTCCGGGCGTTCTGCGCCGAGCGGCTCGCCGGGGCCGGTGAGGTGGAACGGTTCGAACGGGCACACGCGCAGTACTTCGCCGGGCTGGCCGAGCGCGCCGAGCCCCACCTGCGGGGCACAGACCAGCTGGAGTGGCTCGAACTGCTCGCCGCCGACCACGGGAACCTGCACGCGGCGCTGCGACGGAGCGTGCGGCCCGACCCGGCGCTCGCGCTGCGGATGATCGCGCTGCTGTCGTGGTACTGGTGGCTGCGGGGGCGCGTCGAGGGCGCGCAGCTGGCGTCGGAACTGCTGGACGTGGTCGGCACCGGCCCGCCCGAGGGGCTCCACGAGGAGTACGTCCTGTGCGTCACGAACGCGGTGTCGGGCGGGGCCACGGGTGAGCGCGCGGTGGCGTGGCTCGACCGGGCGGCCGAGCTCCTGCGCCGCATCGACCGTCCGGTGCGGCACCCGGCGGTCATCGTGCTGTGGGCGCTGACGGCGGGCCCCGAACGCACCGACCTGGAGGTCTTCCAGCGGCAGGTCGGGGACGACCCGTGGACGCGCGCGCTGGTGCGGATGAGCGACGGGTTCCTCGCCCAGTACGGCGGCGACCTGGCCGAGGCGGAGAAGGCGTGCGAGGAGGCGGTGCGCGGTTTCCGGGCGTGCGGGGACCGCTGGGGCACGGCCAACTCGCTCGACCCGCTCGCGCAGCTCGCCGACTGGCGCGGCGACCGGGAGCGGGCCCGCGCGCTGCTGGACGAGGCGCTGGAGCTGGTCGAACGGCTCGGCGCGCTGGAGGACACCGCCGACCTGCTCTACCAGCGCGCCCTCGTCCACATCCACGCCGGCGACCTGGACGCGGCGCGGGCGGACTACGAGCGCGGCATCGAGCTGGCGCGCCGGGCCGGCACCCCCGACAAGATCGCCGGGGGCTGCCAGGGACTCGGCACCGTCGCGCGGCTGCGCGGGGACGCCGCGCAGGCGCGGGGCATGTACGAGGTGGCGCTGACCGGCTACGGCTCCGAGCGGTTCATCGCCGCCGCCGTGCGCGGCGCGGCGCTGGTCGGGCTGGGGTGGCTCGCGGCGGACGAGGGCGACGCCGGGCGGGCCCGGGCGCTGCTGCGCGAGGCGGTGGACATGTCGTTCGACCACCCGATCTTCGGTTACCAGGCGGACGCGGCGACCGCTCTGGCGGGTCTGGCCGCCCGGGAGGGCGACGGGGAGCGCGCGGCGCTGCTGCTCGGCGCGAGCAGGGCGCTGCGGGGCGTCACGGTGTCCGGCGACCCCGACACCGAGCGCGTCACCGCCCACGTCCGGGCCCTGCTGGACGAGGACGCGCGCGAGGCGGCCTTCGCCCGGGCGGCGGACCTCCCCCGCGACCGGGCCTTCGCCCTGCTCACCGGCGGCTGA
- a CDS encoding MFS transporter, which produces MNPSARKWSTFAICLLVALVPNIDLTALNQAVPHLSADLHPSGTQILWIADAYGFALAGLLITMGGVGDRIGHKKLLLIGTAVFAAASAVTAYAPSAELLIAARALLGVAGATLMPSCLSLLRRAFTEPKERTMAVGAFSGIAGLAVGLGPVVGGALLDHFWWGSVFMINVPLMAVACVAGALVLPESRGPVPGRLDLLSVPLSVAGVLGLVYAVKEAAAHGVDEPAVSVSALVGALSLVAFLVRQGRVAEPLIDIRLFRRAAFSGAVGTNMFAMFTLVAQSLIFSLFFQLALGWSPLRSGLAGLPGAAGAMIGGAALAPPLINALGRARVVAAGMVLSAGGFALFMTIGLHTSYWAMVPAMLLSGIGMGLAMTVTADTVLASVPKDRSGAASAISETATELGGALGMAVLGSVLNAVYRGVLDLPAGVPAPAASAARDSLGGALQAAADLPAALGAQVAAAARDAFVDGMHAALTCSAGLAVLVAAFALVTLRNVPKVIPETEEPELVSAR; this is translated from the coding sequence ATGAACCCCTCAGCCCGCAAATGGAGCACCTTCGCGATCTGCCTTCTCGTCGCGCTCGTGCCGAACATCGACCTGACCGCGCTGAACCAGGCCGTCCCGCACCTGTCCGCCGACCTGCACCCCTCCGGCACGCAGATCCTGTGGATCGCCGACGCCTACGGGTTCGCGCTGGCCGGCCTGCTGATCACCATGGGCGGCGTCGGCGACCGCATCGGCCACAAGAAGTTGCTGCTGATCGGGACGGCGGTGTTCGCCGCCGCGTCCGCCGTGACCGCCTACGCGCCGAGCGCCGAACTGCTGATCGCGGCGCGTGCGCTGCTCGGGGTCGCGGGGGCGACGCTGATGCCGTCCTGCCTGTCGCTGCTGCGGCGCGCGTTCACCGAGCCGAAGGAGCGGACGATGGCGGTCGGCGCGTTCAGCGGCATCGCCGGGCTCGCGGTCGGGCTCGGGCCCGTCGTCGGCGGCGCCCTGCTCGACCACTTCTGGTGGGGGTCCGTCTTCATGATCAACGTGCCGCTGATGGCGGTGGCGTGCGTCGCCGGCGCGCTGGTGCTGCCCGAGTCGCGGGGCCCCGTCCCCGGCCGCCTCGACCTGCTCAGCGTGCCGCTGTCGGTCGCCGGTGTCCTCGGCCTCGTCTACGCGGTCAAGGAGGCCGCCGCGCACGGCGTGGACGAGCCCGCGGTCTCCGTCTCGGCCCTGGTCGGCGCACTCTCGCTGGTCGCGTTCCTCGTCCGGCAGGGACGGGTGGCCGAGCCGCTCATCGACATCCGGCTGTTCCGCCGCGCCGCGTTCTCCGGGGCGGTCGGCACCAACATGTTCGCGATGTTCACCCTGGTCGCCCAGTCGCTGATCTTCTCGCTGTTCTTCCAGCTCGCGCTCGGCTGGTCGCCGCTGCGGTCGGGCCTTGCGGGCCTGCCCGGCGCCGCGGGCGCCATGATCGGCGGCGCCGCGCTCGCCCCGCCGCTCATCAACGCGCTCGGCCGCGCCCGCGTCGTTGCGGCGGGCATGGTGCTCTCGGCCGGCGGCTTCGCCCTGTTCATGACGATCGGCCTGCACACCTCCTACTGGGCGATGGTCCCGGCGATGCTGCTGTCCGGCATCGGCATGGGCCTGGCGATGACGGTCACCGCCGACACCGTCCTCGCGTCGGTCCCGAAGGACCGCTCCGGCGCCGCGTCCGCGATCTCCGAGACGGCCACCGAGCTCGGCGGCGCGCTCGGCATGGCCGTCCTCGGCAGCGTGCTGAACGCGGTGTACCGGGGCGTCCTGGACCTGCCCGCCGGCGTCCCGGCCCCGGCCGCGTCCGCCGCCCGCGACTCCCTCGGCGGTGCGCTCCAGGCCGCCGCGGACCTGCCCGCGGCGCTCGGCGCCCAGGTCGCCGCCGCCGCCCGCGACGCCTTCGTGGACGGCATGCACGCCGCCCTCACCTGCAGCGCCGGCCTCGCCGTCCTGGTCGCGGCCTTCGCCCTGGTCACCCTCCGCAACGTCCCCAAGGTCATCCCCGAAACCGAGGAGCCGGAGCTCGTCTCCGCCCGCTGA
- a CDS encoding SPFH domain-containing protein, with protein MVDAAAKVDMPRPKITERAAADRGGWGMLGVAVALIVAGAAAALGGVAAGGVAAVAAGVVVGSLLALAGLVVSAGLTPVAPGEARVLQLLGRYKGTVRDDGLRWVNPLTERRKVSTRIRNHETGLAKVNDLDGNPIEISAVVVWQVADTARAVFEVDDFVEFVAFQTEAAVRHIAGSFPYDAHDRTSLRDNADEITGQLSDELAQRVASAGVKIVESRITGLAYAPEIAQAMLRRQQAGAVVAARQRIVEGAVGMVQLALDRLDEENVVDLDEERKAAMVSNLLVVLCADRDAQPVLNTGSLYQ; from the coding sequence ATGGTGGACGCGGCGGCGAAGGTGGACATGCCACGGCCGAAGATCACGGAGCGGGCGGCGGCGGACCGGGGCGGGTGGGGGATGCTCGGGGTCGCGGTGGCGCTGATCGTGGCCGGGGCGGCGGCGGCGCTCGGCGGGGTGGCGGCGGGAGGGGTCGCCGCCGTCGCGGCGGGGGTGGTCGTCGGGTCGCTGCTGGCGCTGGCCGGGCTGGTCGTCTCGGCGGGGCTGACGCCGGTGGCGCCCGGCGAGGCGCGGGTGCTGCAGCTTCTCGGGCGGTACAAGGGGACCGTCCGCGACGACGGGCTGCGGTGGGTGAACCCGCTCACGGAGCGGCGCAAGGTCTCGACGCGGATCCGCAACCACGAGACCGGGCTGGCGAAGGTCAACGACCTGGACGGGAACCCGATCGAGATCTCGGCGGTGGTGGTGTGGCAGGTGGCCGACACCGCGCGGGCCGTGTTCGAGGTGGACGACTTCGTGGAGTTCGTGGCGTTCCAGACCGAGGCGGCCGTCCGGCACATCGCGGGCAGTTTCCCCTACGACGCCCATGACCGGACGTCGCTGCGCGACAACGCCGACGAGATCACCGGGCAGCTGTCGGACGAGCTGGCGCAGCGGGTGGCGTCCGCCGGTGTGAAGATCGTCGAGTCGCGGATCACCGGGCTGGCGTACGCGCCGGAGATCGCGCAGGCGATGCTGCGCCGCCAGCAGGCGGGCGCGGTGGTGGCGGCGCGGCAGCGGATCGTGGAGGGCGCGGTCGGCATGGTGCAGCTCGCGCTCGACCGGCTGGACGAGGAGAACGTGGTCGACCTGGACGAGGAGCGCAAGGCGGCGATGGTCAGCAACCTGCTGGTGGTGCTGTGCGCCGACCGCGACGCCCAGCCGGTGCTCAACACCGGCTCGCTCTACCAGTGA
- a CDS encoding GOLPH3/VPS74 family protein, with the protein MVEVPESLPARMYLLAYDLRKQRMTSGGARLGYVLRAAALTELYLDGRLGEERRGPVPGTPGDDPYGVLAQIAASRPRSWRHWVRKDARPIVAAVREELVRGGWIRVRSRRVLGVVPRREVAVKDPRVVKSLWGGASSALRGRPVAHVNSYDAAAVALAAAGELKTVLPGRDRRRHRRRIEELTARTGPAAPAVKKVIRQKRAAAASG; encoded by the coding sequence ATGGTCGAGGTTCCGGAGTCGCTGCCGGCACGGATGTACCTGCTGGCGTACGACCTGCGGAAGCAGAGGATGACCAGCGGCGGCGCGCGGCTCGGTTACGTGCTGCGCGCCGCGGCCCTGACCGAGCTGTACCTGGACGGGCGGCTCGGCGAGGAGCGGCGCGGGCCCGTCCCGGGGACGCCGGGCGACGACCCGTACGGCGTCCTGGCGCAGATCGCGGCGTCGCGGCCGCGGTCGTGGCGGCACTGGGTGCGCAAGGACGCCCGGCCGATCGTGGCGGCGGTCCGCGAGGAGCTGGTGCGCGGCGGCTGGATCCGGGTCCGCTCGCGCCGGGTGCTCGGGGTGGTCCCCCGCAGGGAGGTCGCCGTGAAGGACCCGCGGGTGGTGAAGTCGCTGTGGGGCGGGGCGTCGTCGGCGCTGCGGGGGCGTCCGGTGGCCCATGTGAACAGCTACGACGCCGCGGCGGTGGCGCTCGCGGCGGCGGGCGAGCTGAAGACCGTCCTGCCGGGGCGGGACCGGCGGCGGCACCGGCGGCGGATCGAGGAGCTGACGGCGCGGACGGGGCCGGCGGCGCCGGCGGTCAAGAAGGTGATCCGCCAGAAGAGGGCGGCCGCGGCGAGCGGTTGA
- a CDS encoding lysophospholipid acyltransferase family protein, whose amino-acid sequence MDPERLIYPLMKHVVMGPAMRLAFLPRVSGLRHLPRIGPVILAANHLAFLDSFVLPLMVPRRVHFLGKHEYFTGAGMRGRATATFFRSVGAIAVDRSGGRAALDALDTSAAVLEGGGVFAIHPEGTRSPDGRLYRGRTGVARLAMQTGAPVVPVAIEGTDRVQPRGQAVPRPGRIGLRIGAPLDFRGRDRGVPRGRAARQVTDEIMEAIQRLSGQEYVDDYAPRPAEPQ is encoded by the coding sequence ATGGACCCCGAACGCCTGATCTATCCCCTCATGAAGCACGTGGTCATGGGACCCGCGATGCGCCTGGCCTTCCTGCCGCGCGTGAGCGGCCTGCGGCACCTCCCGCGGATCGGGCCGGTGATCCTCGCGGCGAACCACCTGGCGTTCCTCGACTCGTTCGTGCTGCCGCTGATGGTGCCGCGCAGGGTCCACTTCCTCGGCAAGCACGAGTACTTCACCGGGGCGGGGATGAGGGGCCGCGCCACGGCGACGTTCTTCCGCAGCGTCGGCGCGATCGCGGTCGACCGGTCCGGGGGGCGGGCCGCGCTCGACGCGCTCGACACCTCGGCGGCGGTGCTGGAGGGCGGCGGGGTGTTCGCGATCCACCCCGAGGGGACGCGGTCGCCGGACGGGCGCCTCTACCGCGGCCGGACGGGCGTGGCGCGCCTGGCGATGCAGACCGGGGCGCCCGTCGTCCCGGTGGCGATCGAGGGCACCGACCGGGTGCAGCCCCGGGGGCAGGCCGTCCCGCGGCCGGGACGGATCGGGCTGCGCATCGGCGCGCCGCTGGACTTCCGGGGCCGGGACAGGGGCGTTCCGCGCGGCCGGGCGGCCCGGCAGGTCACCGACGAGATCATGGAGGCCATCCAGCGGCTGTCGGGCCAGGAGTACGTGGACGACTACGCGCCGAGGCCCGCCGAGCCGCAGTGA